Below is a window of Vanessa tameamea isolate UH-Manoa-2023 chromosome 11, ilVanTame1 primary haplotype, whole genome shotgun sequence DNA.
CCTAGTCAAAAagcataattttaatgaatttttcaCCTCTTagctataaatactttaaatttaaatgtatttttaatcacaACTAAGCACTGtcaataaattatctaaaacaATAGTTAAAATAACGAATAGTTCATAAATCAAGCTGTTTTGTAGTATTCATAAAATAGGTACTTTACAAACtagaattttataaacttatgtgtatttaaaatgtttacaatacaacaatattttaagcatataatatcataatattgtcttataaaattaaaatagtttatacagAATAAAATTGGCTACAAATTACATCTTATACTGATTTAagcctgtttttttttcttttttcagttaaattgatgtatgtataattataatactatggTCGACAGtatacaataaaactttattagcTTATCACAAcgctatttacttttttaatagaaGAGTTCTTTTACTTAtatgaaatatctatttttttaactttaaaattattagcaaTAACAGTCAAAATTTGTTTACCTTACCATGTTGTCAatcactttaatattaaattctatctAAAGGCTGGCTTATACCACCGCAACTACCAACTAAATTCGAAATAAGCAGAAAGAATAGTAAATACGAAACATAACTAGCAAACATGAGTAATCTGTGCAAACTGCAAATGTACAGTTGACACATGACAGTTGACAGACAAATAGATGGTTTGTATGGAGACTGACGCCGTTTGTGCTTTTtaacctttatatattttcaaaaaaagtgaagtttacaaataaatttaacataatttcgttgaatattatgatataggctCATTAATAGAAACATCAAAATGGCTGACGAAGTTATAAAACATTCAGTGCATACGCTTGTATTCCGATCTTTAAAGAGATCGCATGATATGTTTCTTTCTAACCAAAGTATGTTGCCGCCTATTGACGAAAAAGCGTAAGTACCTATTATTGAACTGTAACATAAAATGCTACCTATCATAAAACATAAGACTTATTAAATCactttaattctaaaaataacataattttccCTCGAAATAGACTAGATAAATAACTCACTTGTAAATGTGAATATATATGCTATAATAAAACTCTTTATACGGTTTAACAGtatccaataataaataattttgtaaggcttaactgaataaataatttaaccaatatataaaacttcataCTAGAAGATGCAGCGCGTTTTGGAGAAGctgttagtatataataatataacaagtaGCTGTACTATGCAGTTTCatcaactttaaattattattgaatagacAAGTGTGAATTTTGGTAATGATTGTCTAGATTGAacctgttaaattataattcatgtgTTCTACCAATTGAGACATCTTggcttcatataaaaataataataatacattacagtTCATtagattacattacataataatattacagcaaatgtatttttaaatattcatagagAGAAAATATTAAGATCTGTAAAGGCAAGGGATAGTTATGGACAAGTCATGTCTGCGGTACAGAAAGCACAAGCCATCAAGCAACTGGAAGCATTGAACAGACCAGACACTCCACATGATACtggtaagaatataatattgtgtaaaataGAAACTAATAGGAATGTTTTTATTGCATGgcattacttaaaaattaatatgtttatttgattatCAGGTCTTATTCTTGttcatttagtaataataaaatgaatctatttcaacaaaataaatttcatataacacattttattttgtatgatcaATAGATATAGCAGAATCAGCAGCTCTAGGTTCAGATGGTGCTATGCTTCCGTATAGTGCTCCCACAAACCCAACACCCACTGCCATTATCTCAGCTCCGCGGAAAGCACCAACAATGCCACGACCCAAATGGCATGCGCCTTGGAAACTTTTCAGAGTCATATCTGGACATCTAGGGTGGGTGCGTTGTGTTGCAGTGGAGCCGGGCAATGAGTGGTTTGCTACAGGTatcttttttattcatatattactaTATTCTCTAACTATTATACTGGGTGAGAACCCAATCTtcaccacttaccaccaggagGCTCATGTATCAATTCTTAACtactttataagaataaaaatgtttagaatCTGATCTGTACTCTTATTCTCTTTTAGGTGCTGCTGACagagttataaaaatatgggACTTGGCAACTGGTAAATTAAAAGTATCTCTCACAGGACATGTGAGCACCGTTAgaggtatatttttgtattcattaaaatgtatcataatgtaaaatatttgacattaaataaacaaaatattttataatactcttTTCGTTTTTTGTTCCTAAGAAAGGCAgacacataattaaaattttaactaaatgttctgtcttaattaaataacatgtttATTGCTAAATAACATACTAATGTAAtctttaataatctttataaataatctttaatattttttgcaggCCTGGAAGTATCCTCTAGACATCCATATTTATTCAGTTGCGGTGAAGATAGACAAGTAAAGTGCTGGGATCTGGAATATaataaggtaaataataaaatagaaattaacaGTATATTTCAAGGTATTTGTTGCAATTTTTTGGTCAAATTTCATATAGTGTATTCCAATTTCCAACAACTAGAATACTAAagccaaacaaacaaaatttaatatcgaattgacacaatatcattggtcgagagctggaataataatttatgatattatttatggatttgCGACAAAATGCCGTTTTGAAAGTCGACGAGTCTgtattagcaaatcgcgtggCATACGTAAATCAAAggtgttagttttatttattcttcgattggaatagattataggtaattaatgaaataatagtcATAATGGTCAATGTACCagaattttagaatatttgaatGAGTATCGTAATGCGTCAGGTGATCCGGCACTACCACGGGCACCTGTCGGCGGTGTACACGCTGGCGCTGCACCCCACCATCGACGTGCTGGTGACGGCGGGTCGCGACGCCACGGCGCGCGTGTGGGACCTGCGCAGCAAGGCCAACGTGCACACGCTGGCCGGACACACAGACACCGTGGCCTCGCTGGCGTGCCAGTCGGCTGAACCGCAGGTGACGCACAGAATTATATTAGCGTCGCCATTCTTCACGACCTAATTTTGAAAACTTTTACACTGTCACCAGTAGGTTGCAAGTTTTTGGAATTACTTTAAGTTCTTCCTAATATGTGttaaattattgcaaaaaatgGGTATTTCAATACAAGTTATTGCACGTTATGTAAgagacaataaatatattttaataactttttagatAATAACTGGCTCACATGACTCCACAATCCGGCTCTGGGATTTAGCAGCAGGCAAGTCAATGTGTACGCTCACCAATCATAAAAAGTCCGTTCGAAGCATCGTCATCCACCCGTCCCTCTACACCTTCGCTTCAGCGTCTCCTGACAACATCAAG
It encodes the following:
- the LOC113400864 gene encoding pleiotropic regulator 1, giving the protein MADEVIKHSVHTLVFRSLKRSHDMFLSNQSMLPPIDEKAEKILRSVKARDSYGQVMSAVQKAQAIKQLEALNRPDTPHDTDIAESAALGSDGAMLPYSAPTNPTPTAIISAPRKAPTMPRPKWHAPWKLFRVISGHLGWVRCVAVEPGNEWFATGAADRVIKIWDLATGKLKVSLTGHVSTVRGLEVSSRHPYLFSCGEDRQVKCWDLEYNKVIRHYHGHLSAVYTLALHPTIDVLVTAGRDATARVWDLRSKANVHTLAGHTDTVASLACQSAEPQIITGSHDSTIRLWDLAAGKSMCTLTNHKKSVRSIVIHPSLYTFASASPDNIKQWKCPEGKFIQNLSGHNAIVNCMAVNPEGVLVSGGDNGTMYCWDWRTGYNFQRLQSAVQPGSMDSEAGIFAMTFDHSGSRLITAEADKTIKIYREDDSASEETHPINWRPEILKRRKF